From Natrinema amylolyticum, the proteins below share one genomic window:
- a CDS encoding GNAT family N-acetyltransferase has protein sequence MSMYPTGSFEDDVQRRVYEYVERNGAVTPAELARSIEIDDGRAHSKPARSGTYTETVAPDPDELQSCLEALQAAGYLTEVDGKYRLALSATTTDIDCEDCVVTIRPAREEDRDGVVETMRTVADDGAYVVAETVATELERESALVRANEERSRVFFVAVRGERPADEDAAESDPAADSSASDADVDSDGDVVGWLHFDAPELPALRHTAEVTVGVDTDVRRQGIGSELLEYGLEWATDAGYRKCYQNVPATNEAAIEFLEDNGWQREGEHEEQYRLDGEFVDEIMLATWP, from the coding sequence ATGAGCATGTATCCGACGGGCTCGTTCGAGGACGACGTCCAGCGCCGCGTCTACGAGTACGTCGAGCGTAACGGTGCCGTCACGCCGGCTGAATTGGCCCGATCGATCGAGATCGACGACGGCCGCGCGCACTCGAAGCCCGCCCGGTCGGGGACCTACACCGAAACCGTCGCGCCGGATCCGGACGAACTCCAATCGTGTCTCGAGGCGCTGCAGGCGGCGGGCTATCTGACCGAAGTCGACGGCAAGTATCGGCTCGCGCTCTCGGCGACGACGACCGATATCGACTGCGAGGACTGCGTCGTCACCATCCGACCGGCCCGCGAGGAGGACCGGGACGGCGTCGTCGAGACGATGCGAACGGTCGCCGACGACGGCGCGTACGTCGTCGCCGAGACCGTCGCGACGGAACTCGAGCGCGAGTCGGCGCTCGTTCGAGCTAACGAGGAGCGCTCGCGGGTCTTCTTCGTCGCGGTCCGCGGGGAGCGGCCGGCGGACGAGGACGCGGCCGAGAGCGATCCGGCGGCCGATTCGTCGGCGTCGGACGCCGACGTCGATTCCGACGGCGACGTCGTCGGCTGGCTCCACTTCGACGCGCCCGAACTCCCGGCGCTGCGCCACACCGCAGAGGTGACCGTCGGCGTCGATACCGACGTCCGGCGGCAGGGCATCGGTTCCGAACTGCTCGAGTACGGCCTCGAGTGGGCGACCGACGCGGGCTACCGGAAGTGCTACCAGAACGTGCCCGCGACCAACGAGGCCGCGATCGAATTCCTCGAGGACAACGGCTGGCAGCGAGAGGGCGAACACGAGGAACAGTACCGTCTCGACGGCGAGTTCGTCGACGAGATCATGCTGGCGACGTGGCCCTAG
- a CDS encoding ubiquitin-like small modifier protein 1 produces MEIDLRFFATFREAVGEKERTRAVDDDATVGDVLTALESEYDGLEGQLLEDGAIRPQLSVLKNGRNVVHMEGVDTSLEEGDVVSVFPPVAGG; encoded by the coding sequence ATGGAAATCGATCTCCGGTTCTTCGCTACCTTTCGGGAAGCCGTCGGCGAGAAGGAGCGAACGCGCGCTGTCGACGACGACGCGACCGTTGGCGACGTCCTTACCGCCCTCGAGAGCGAGTACGACGGCCTCGAGGGGCAGTTGCTCGAGGACGGAGCGATCCGACCGCAACTGAGCGTGCTGAAGAACGGCCGCAACGTGGTGCACATGGAGGGCGTCGACACGTCGCTCGAGGAGGGCGACGTGGTGTCGGTGTTTCCGCCGGTCGCCGGCGGGTAA
- a CDS encoding AzlC family ABC transporter permease, whose protein sequence is MAGRPCPPGEPTAGPSVADTPDAASDGSETVTFDRSGIRAGFLTCLPVALGVGGYGIAFGMLARRAGLSVAEAALMSATVLAGAAQIVAVELWAEPLPVATILLATLAINLRYSLMGAALGPWLKRLSALRGYGSLLLMADENWALTMRDLRSGSGRGAFLLGTGIAMWVFWVASTIVGAAAGGVIGDPTRYGIDFVLAAVFVALAAELWEGRSTLVPWLVALATAVVAAELVPGQWYILLGGVVAATVEVIRHDQ, encoded by the coding sequence TTGGCCGGACGCCCCTGTCCACCTGGCGAGCCTACTGCGGGACCGTCTGTCGCCGATACTCCAGACGCCGCGAGCGACGGGAGCGAGACGGTCACGTTCGACCGCTCGGGGATCCGGGCCGGCTTTCTCACCTGTCTCCCGGTCGCGCTCGGCGTCGGCGGCTACGGAATCGCCTTCGGCATGCTCGCTCGCCGGGCCGGGCTGAGCGTCGCCGAGGCGGCGCTGATGAGCGCAACCGTCCTCGCCGGTGCCGCCCAGATCGTCGCCGTAGAGCTCTGGGCGGAACCGCTGCCGGTCGCGACGATTCTCCTCGCGACGCTCGCGATCAACCTCCGCTACTCGCTGATGGGCGCGGCGCTCGGACCCTGGCTCAAGCGGCTCTCGGCGCTGCGAGGCTACGGGAGCCTCCTCCTGATGGCCGACGAGAACTGGGCGCTGACGATGCGCGACCTCCGATCCGGCAGCGGTCGGGGGGCGTTCCTGCTCGGGACCGGCATCGCGATGTGGGTCTTCTGGGTCGCGTCGACGATCGTCGGAGCGGCCGCGGGCGGCGTGATCGGCGATCCGACTCGGTACGGCATCGACTTCGTCCTCGCGGCGGTCTTCGTCGCGCTCGCGGCCGAACTCTGGGAGGGGCGCTCGACGCTCGTCCCGTGGCTCGTCGCGCTCGCGACCGCCGTCGTCGCGGCGGAACTGGTCCCCGGCCAGTGGTACATCCTGTTGGGCGGCGTCGTAGCGGCCACCGTGGAGGTGATCCGCCATGATCAGTGA
- a CDS encoding AzlD family protein, with amino-acid sequence MISEGALALDPLVVGTVLAMALVTAVTKIGGFWLLRRIEVSERLEAGLSVLPGAIVIAILGPELAAGGPPEWGAAGVVLLIMWRTENILLSLCGGIGAVVLFRAIV; translated from the coding sequence ATGATCAGTGAGGGCGCCCTCGCGCTCGACCCGTTGGTGGTCGGGACCGTCCTCGCGATGGCGCTCGTGACGGCCGTCACGAAGATCGGCGGCTTCTGGCTCCTGCGCCGGATCGAGGTGAGTGAGCGCCTCGAGGCGGGGCTCTCGGTCCTGCCGGGAGCGATCGTGATCGCAATTCTCGGGCCGGAGCTGGCGGCCGGTGGGCCGCCGGAGTGGGGCGCTGCGGGCGTCGTCTTGCTGATCATGTGGCGAACGGAGAACATCCTGCTGTCGCTGTGTGGTGGCATCGGGGCCGTGGTCCTGTTCCGCGCGATCGTGTAG
- a CDS encoding pyridoxamine 5'-phosphate oxidase family protein, whose product MAIDQETEMTDAEIDDFLSRHETGVLSLARTDEPYAIPISYGYDDGDRAFYMRMVSTPESEKRQFLESEPEARLVVYDEVDSTYRSVIATGDLESIAPSELTPDEIAQYGDAKRPLFEIWAEGKDALNIELYRLTPATLNGRRTEVDREE is encoded by the coding sequence ATGGCTATCGACCAGGAAACCGAGATGACCGACGCGGAGATCGACGACTTCCTCAGTCGTCACGAGACGGGGGTGTTGTCGCTCGCGCGCACGGACGAACCCTACGCGATTCCGATCTCGTACGGCTACGACGACGGCGATCGAGCGTTCTACATGCGGATGGTATCGACGCCGGAGAGCGAAAAGCGCCAGTTCCTCGAGTCCGAACCCGAAGCGCGCCTCGTCGTGTACGACGAAGTCGACTCGACCTACCGGAGCGTCATCGCCACGGGAGACCTCGAGAGCATCGCGCCGTCGGAACTGACGCCGGACGAAATCGCCCAGTACGGTGACGCGAAGCGGCCGCTGTTCGAGATCTGGGCCGAAGGAAAGGACGCGCTGAACATCGAACTCTACCGACTCACCCCGGCGACGCTCAACGGGCGGCGGACGGAAGTCGACCGCGAGGAGTGA
- a CDS encoding DUF7560 family zinc ribbon protein, whose amino-acid sequence MSRYEFTCPECGQEIEVNESMREATISHGCPVCGASVTSSAFVGKQETN is encoded by the coding sequence ATGAGTAGATACGAGTTCACGTGCCCGGAGTGCGGGCAGGAAATCGAGGTCAACGAATCGATGCGTGAGGCCACGATATCGCATGGCTGTCCGGTCTGCGGGGCGTCGGTCACGTCGTCGGCGTTCGTCGGCAAACAGGAGACGAACTGA
- a CDS encoding helix-turn-helix domain-containing protein, whose translation MASGIRAEVKIDDPPDCVVAQASAETSGRVHSVSRSTNPSAPERVTEEFMLEADSYPDAFDVDADLSPIFSYGSSSVYRFERELGRGCPCECIEEHDCPVVDVRTQGAALYLTFHAPDMHALQAIIGDLRERYATLDVQRLLQSQQDHDERNLVFVDRSTLTDRQTEVLETAHRMGYFEHPKRANASEVADELGITGTTFTEHLAAAQTKLLDAILDHE comes from the coding sequence ATGGCTTCGGGGATTCGCGCGGAAGTGAAGATCGATGACCCGCCCGACTGCGTCGTCGCGCAGGCCTCGGCCGAGACGAGCGGGCGGGTCCACTCCGTCTCGCGGAGCACCAACCCGTCCGCGCCCGAGCGCGTGACAGAGGAGTTCATGCTGGAGGCCGACAGCTATCCCGACGCGTTCGATGTCGACGCGGACCTGTCGCCGATCTTCTCCTACGGCTCGAGTTCGGTCTACCGGTTCGAGCGCGAACTCGGCCGCGGCTGTCCCTGCGAGTGTATCGAGGAACACGACTGCCCGGTGGTCGACGTCCGCACGCAGGGGGCGGCGCTGTACCTGACCTTTCACGCGCCGGATATGCACGCGCTCCAGGCCATCATCGGCGATCTGCGCGAGCGGTACGCGACCCTCGACGTCCAGCGGCTGCTCCAGTCCCAGCAGGACCACGACGAACGAAACCTCGTCTTCGTCGATCGGAGCACGCTGACCGACCGCCAGACTGAGGTCCTCGAGACGGCCCACCGGATGGGCTACTTCGAACACCCGAAGCGGGCCAACGCCAGCGAGGTCGCCGACGAGCTCGGGATCACCGGCACGACGTTCACCGAACACCTCGCGGCGGCCCAGACGAAGCTGCTCGATGCGATTCTGGATCACGAGTAG
- a CDS encoding winged helix-turn-helix domain-containing protein has protein sequence MPATNPESRKRGWQSDESTDPQAILAALDDDACRAILEATTEESLTATEVSEECDIPMSTAYRKVEMLTEADLVDEQVRINTSGKHATEYSTSFDDVLVSIADGSVEIELTKPDAEPDAGSSYAVADD, from the coding sequence ATGCCCGCTACGAACCCTGAATCCCGGAAACGAGGCTGGCAGAGCGACGAGTCGACCGACCCGCAGGCGATCCTCGCCGCGCTGGACGACGACGCCTGTCGAGCCATCCTCGAGGCGACGACCGAGGAGTCCCTGACCGCGACGGAAGTCTCCGAAGAGTGCGACATTCCGATGTCGACGGCCTACCGGAAAGTCGAGATGCTGACCGAGGCCGATCTGGTCGACGAGCAGGTCCGGATCAACACCTCCGGCAAGCACGCGACCGAGTACTCCACGAGCTTCGACGACGTGCTCGTCTCGATCGCCGACGGCAGCGTCGAAATCGAGTTGACCAAACCCGACGCCGAACCCGACGCCGGTTCGTCCTACGCCGTTGCGGACGACTGA
- a CDS encoding YIP1 family protein, which yields MSLLNQWKEVNGYMIKDPGTFFSAYDETHGIGYPIAFMLLSYLAVMLPVAVLSAALNITSPSNAAIGLGLFLGLGVVYWILGLIEALLAHGIAYLFGARGVSKTLEAYAFPTVVRYCLWWIPLVNLAVGLYGLYLQIKGLSSFHDISTGKAAIAAILAPIVFLIPVTVALAAVIAAFVLDMGSQPQPEPAMLLFELVA from the coding sequence ATGAGTCTACTGAATCAATGGAAGGAGGTAAACGGCTACATGATCAAGGATCCGGGAACGTTCTTCTCGGCGTACGACGAGACCCACGGGATCGGCTATCCGATCGCGTTCATGCTGCTCTCGTATCTCGCCGTGATGCTGCCGGTCGCGGTACTCTCTGCGGCACTTAACATCACGTCACCGAGCAACGCAGCGATCGGTCTGGGACTCTTTCTGGGACTCGGCGTCGTATATTGGATCCTGGGGCTCATCGAGGCGTTACTCGCTCACGGGATCGCGTATCTCTTCGGCGCACGCGGGGTGTCGAAAACGCTCGAAGCGTACGCGTTCCCGACCGTCGTTCGGTACTGCCTGTGGTGGATCCCGCTCGTCAACCTCGCGGTCGGACTGTACGGTCTCTACCTGCAGATCAAGGGACTATCGTCGTTTCACGACATCTCGACTGGAAAGGCCGCGATCGCCGCGATCCTCGCTCCGATCGTGTTCCTGATTCCCGTTACCGTCGCCCTCGCTGCCGTGATTGCCGCGTTCGTCCTCGATATGGGATCACAGCCGCAACCGGAGCCGGCCATGCTCCTGTTCGAACTCGTCGCATAG
- a CDS encoding aldehyde ferredoxin oxidoreductase family protein, translating into MTELGGFQDRVARIDLSDGEVAYESIDDEDAEKYIGARGLGVKYVFEQGPEVDPLGPDNLLAFMNGPLSGTQVTMSGRIAVCTKSPLTGTVTDSHHGGWSGARLKWAGFDGLCFEGEADEPVYAYVEDGGVELRDASHLWGEGVHETRDQLEEELEGSYGKNLSLMAIGPAGENGVKYACIMNEDDRASGRGGTGCVMGSKNLKAVVVKSTTKMPKPADPETFKEGHQQAMQAITESEVTAPNEGGLSMYGTNVLMNIGEEMDGLPTKNGKYTSTESMRDAEGVDIDAERVSGENVRENILVDEPTCHSCPVACKKEVEVDVMHKGEELNVRTESYEYESAYALGPNSGHTDRDEIAVMLERCNDMGVDTIDVGNMMAMAMEMTEEGKLEGVGELEWGDSETMIDMIERIARREDDLADLLAEGPRRVADRRDAHENSLAVKGQTIAAYDPRCMKGMGIGYATSNRGACHLRGYTPAAEILGIPEKVDPYEYEGKGELTAQFQDLHAISDSFDICKFNAFAEGIEEYVLQYNGMTGRDVTEDELLEAGERVYNLERYYNNLNGFDGSDDSLPERFLEDGIPGQGASEGEYCELEEMKEEYYDHRGWVDGVVPDEKLDELGIDLGPGTGVSADDGGAAAPSDD; encoded by the coding sequence ATGACAGAACTCGGCGGATTTCAAGACAGGGTCGCCCGCATCGATCTCTCGGACGGGGAGGTCGCGTACGAGTCGATCGACGACGAGGACGCAGAGAAGTATATCGGCGCGCGGGGGCTCGGGGTAAAGTACGTCTTCGAACAAGGACCGGAGGTCGATCCGCTCGGACCCGACAACCTGCTCGCGTTCATGAACGGGCCGCTGTCGGGCACGCAGGTCACGATGAGCGGCCGGATCGCCGTCTGTACGAAGTCGCCGCTGACCGGCACCGTCACCGACAGCCACCACGGCGGCTGGTCGGGCGCTCGGCTCAAGTGGGCCGGCTTCGACGGGCTGTGCTTCGAGGGCGAGGCCGACGAACCCGTGTACGCCTACGTCGAAGACGGGGGGGTCGAACTGCGAGACGCCTCCCACCTCTGGGGCGAGGGTGTTCACGAGACGCGAGATCAGCTCGAGGAAGAGCTCGAGGGGTCCTACGGCAAGAACCTCTCGCTGATGGCGATCGGGCCGGCCGGCGAGAACGGCGTCAAGTACGCCTGCATCATGAACGAGGACGACCGTGCCTCGGGACGGGGCGGCACGGGCTGTGTGATGGGGTCGAAGAACCTCAAGGCGGTCGTCGTCAAGTCGACTACGAAGATGCCCAAGCCGGCTGATCCGGAGACCTTCAAGGAAGGCCACCAGCAGGCGATGCAGGCCATCACGGAGTCGGAGGTCACCGCACCTAACGAGGGCGGACTCTCGATGTACGGGACGAACGTCCTCATGAACATCGGCGAGGAGATGGACGGACTCCCGACGAAGAACGGGAAGTACACCTCGACGGAGAGCATGCGCGACGCGGAGGGCGTCGACATCGACGCCGAGCGCGTCTCCGGCGAGAACGTCCGCGAGAACATCCTCGTCGACGAGCCGACCTGTCACTCCTGCCCGGTCGCCTGCAAGAAGGAAGTCGAAGTCGACGTGATGCACAAGGGCGAGGAGCTGAACGTCCGCACCGAGTCCTACGAGTACGAGTCGGCGTACGCGCTCGGCCCCAATTCGGGCCACACTGACCGCGACGAAATCGCGGTCATGCTCGAGCGCTGTAACGACATGGGCGTCGACACCATCGACGTGGGCAACATGATGGCGATGGCCATGGAGATGACCGAAGAGGGCAAACTCGAGGGCGTCGGCGAGTTAGAGTGGGGAGACTCCGAGACGATGATCGACATGATCGAGCGGATCGCCCGCCGCGAGGACGACCTCGCCGATCTGCTGGCCGAGGGGCCCCGCCGGGTCGCCGACCGCAGAGACGCCCACGAGAACTCGCTGGCCGTCAAGGGCCAGACGATCGCGGCCTACGACCCGCGCTGTATGAAGGGGATGGGCATCGGCTACGCCACCTCGAACCGCGGGGCCTGTCACCTGCGCGGCTACACGCCCGCCGCCGAGATCCTGGGCATTCCGGAGAAGGTCGACCCCTACGAGTACGAGGGGAAAGGCGAACTCACCGCCCAGTTCCAGGACCTCCACGCCATCAGCGACTCCTTCGATATCTGCAAGTTCAACGCCTTCGCCGAGGGCATCGAGGAGTACGTCCTGCAGTACAACGGTATGACCGGCCGCGACGTTACCGAGGACGAACTCCTCGAGGCCGGCGAGCGAGTCTACAATCTCGAGCGCTACTACAACAACCTGAACGGCTTCGACGGCAGCGACGACTCGCTGCCCGAGCGCTTCCTCGAGGACGGCATCCCGGGTCAGGGCGCTTCGGAGGGCGAGTACTGCGAACTCGAGGAGATGAAAGAAGAGTACTACGACCACCGCGGCTGGGTCGACGGCGTCGTCCCCGACGAGAAACTCGATGAACTCGGGATCGACCTCGGTCCGGGCACGGGCGTCAGTGCCGACGACGGCGGTGCGGCCGCACCGAGCGACGACTAG
- a CDS encoding DUF1328 family protein: MFAFATPLQMGSGGFLYWAIIFFVLAIVAAAVGARGVAGISMEIARIFVLIFIILAVVALLL; this comes from the coding sequence ATGTTCGCGTTCGCAACTCCGCTGCAGATGGGCAGCGGTGGCTTCCTGTACTGGGCGATCATCTTCTTCGTCCTCGCGATCGTCGCCGCCGCCGTCGGCGCCCGCGGCGTCGCCGGGATCTCGATGGAGATCGCACGGATCTTCGTCCTGATCTTCATCATCCTCGCGGTGGTCGCGCTACTGTTATAG
- a CDS encoding bacterio-opsin activator domain-containing protein — MDDVDTERGGSVGDATAAARALEHVVDPVVAVADGTITYANEAARDAFELGDADREATTALGAQWDRLAAAIDETTVGTARRVDLEGDRESARLHRGASGATITFDRGDAGADASADSVTDSRSDASDRLVKDRALEEAPVGITISDPDREDNPLVYVNEAYEAMTGYTYDEVVGRNCRFLQGEDSDEAAIAEMAAAIDEDRPVTVELKNYRKDGTEFWNEVTIAPVRDEDGRVTNYVGFQNDVTARKEAEIALERRTEELEYILDRVEGLIQDVTAVVAGSTDRSELESEVCERIAAEDAYDGVWIGERNPATGTIDVRSSAGDGPDDETVATDADHPAAEALATTEPAVDTVDGRTRAAFPLSYNGIEYGVVTIRTDRTIDDRETVILSALARAVASGVNARETSRVLATDAVVAVELEVTDRTLAPVALSAEADCRLEYRRSVHRTDDETASLFTVTGASADEIAAVADDLADVDCRIIVERDEECLVELTGGHDLVGWLSERGARTKAIEAETGRARITLEIPRSANVRSVVEAIEDRYEGTDVVSFRQRERDGETRQEFAARLEEALTDRQFGALQRAYLGGYFEWPRPTTGEELAQSMGVSRPTFHEHLRTAEAKLCRAFFGDA, encoded by the coding sequence ATGGACGATGTCGACACGGAGCGTGGCGGCTCCGTCGGCGACGCCACGGCGGCGGCCCGTGCCCTCGAGCACGTGGTCGATCCGGTCGTGGCGGTCGCCGACGGGACGATCACGTACGCGAACGAGGCCGCCCGCGACGCGTTCGAACTCGGCGACGCCGACCGCGAGGCGACGACCGCACTCGGCGCGCAGTGGGATCGGCTCGCGGCGGCGATCGACGAGACGACCGTCGGGACCGCCCGGCGGGTCGACCTCGAGGGCGACCGAGAGAGTGCGCGTCTCCACCGCGGGGCGAGCGGTGCGACGATTACGTTCGACCGCGGTGACGCGGGGGCCGACGCCAGCGCCGATAGCGTGACCGACTCGCGATCGGACGCGAGCGATCGGCTGGTGAAAGACCGCGCGCTCGAGGAAGCCCCCGTTGGGATCACCATCTCCGATCCGGACCGCGAGGACAACCCGCTCGTGTACGTCAACGAAGCCTACGAGGCGATGACCGGCTACACGTACGACGAGGTCGTCGGCCGGAACTGTCGGTTCCTCCAGGGCGAGGACTCCGACGAGGCGGCGATCGCCGAGATGGCGGCGGCGATCGACGAGGACCGTCCCGTCACCGTCGAACTGAAGAACTACCGCAAGGATGGCACCGAGTTCTGGAACGAGGTGACCATCGCCCCCGTCCGCGACGAGGACGGCCGCGTGACCAACTACGTCGGCTTCCAGAACGACGTTACCGCGCGCAAGGAGGCCGAAATCGCCCTCGAGCGCCGGACCGAGGAACTCGAGTACATCCTCGATCGCGTCGAGGGACTGATTCAGGATGTCACGGCCGTCGTCGCTGGCTCGACCGACCGCTCGGAACTCGAGAGCGAGGTCTGTGAACGGATCGCCGCCGAGGACGCCTACGACGGGGTCTGGATCGGCGAGCGAAATCCCGCGACCGGGACGATCGACGTCCGCTCGAGCGCCGGCGACGGGCCGGACGACGAGACCGTCGCAACCGACGCGGATCACCCCGCCGCCGAGGCGCTCGCGACGACCGAACCCGCCGTCGACACCGTCGACGGACGGACCCGCGCCGCGTTCCCGCTGTCGTACAACGGGATCGAATACGGCGTGGTGACGATACGGACGGATCGAACGATCGACGACCGCGAAACGGTAATCCTCTCCGCGCTCGCCCGCGCGGTCGCCAGCGGCGTCAACGCCCGCGAGACCAGCCGCGTGCTCGCGACCGACGCCGTCGTCGCCGTCGAACTCGAGGTGACCGATCGCACTCTCGCACCGGTCGCCCTCTCGGCGGAGGCGGACTGCCGACTCGAGTACCGCCGGTCGGTCCACCGGACTGACGACGAGACGGCGTCGCTGTTTACCGTCACCGGCGCGAGCGCCGACGAGATCGCCGCCGTCGCCGACGATCTGGCCGACGTGGACTGTCGAATCATCGTCGAGCGCGACGAAGAGTGTCTCGTGGAATTGACGGGCGGACACGACCTCGTCGGCTGGCTCTCCGAACGCGGCGCCCGAACGAAGGCGATCGAAGCCGAGACCGGCCGCGCACGCATTACGTTGGAAATCCCGCGCTCGGCGAACGTTCGCTCGGTCGTCGAGGCGATCGAGGACCGCTACGAGGGAACCGACGTCGTCTCCTTCCGGCAGCGCGAGCGCGACGGCGAAACTCGTCAGGAGTTCGCCGCCCGCCTCGAGGAGGCGCTGACCGACCGCCAGTTCGGCGCGTTACAGCGGGCCTATCTCGGCGGTTACTTCGAGTGGCCCCGGCCGACGACCGGCGAGGAACTCGCCCAATCGATGGGCGTCTCGCGGCCGACCTTCCACGAACACCTTCGGACGGCCGAGGCGAAACTGTGTCGGGCCTTCTTCGGGGACGCGTAG
- a CDS encoding HVO_0649 family zinc finger protein, with amino-acid sequence MSVYRSPFERLREKFDESELRCPACGYVDTDGGWRVTTSGGRVRYQFVCPTCDAVETRELRLE; translated from the coding sequence ATGTCAGTGTACCGATCGCCCTTCGAGCGTCTCCGCGAGAAGTTCGACGAGTCGGAGCTGCGCTGTCCGGCCTGTGGCTACGTCGACACCGACGGCGGCTGGCGCGTTACCACCTCGGGGGGGCGAGTCCGTTACCAGTTCGTCTGTCCCACCTGCGACGCCGTCGAGACGAGAGAGCTCCGACTCGAGTAA
- a CDS encoding NUDIX hydrolase has protein sequence MPTDPLAWETRERRVAYSCPGFDVVNESVRLPDGTDTEFDYLSEPASVCVLPFTPDGDVVCIDEWRQAVSRISHGLPVGGTEPEDDDLEAAARRELAEETGHEAEEVEPLVTVEPANGIADAVLHFFVARGCRPTAEQRLDHNESIRVRERSLASLTDAVADGEIRDGRTVLALSYYRLFDEDGGSSQK, from the coding sequence ATGCCGACCGATCCACTCGCCTGGGAGACGCGCGAGCGACGGGTAGCCTACTCCTGTCCGGGATTCGACGTCGTTAACGAGTCCGTTCGACTTCCCGACGGAACCGACACCGAGTTCGATTACCTCTCGGAGCCGGCGAGCGTCTGCGTGCTGCCGTTTACCCCCGACGGCGACGTCGTCTGTATCGACGAGTGGCGACAGGCCGTCTCGCGGATCAGCCACGGGCTCCCCGTCGGCGGTACCGAACCCGAAGACGACGATCTCGAGGCGGCGGCCCGGCGGGAACTCGCCGAGGAGACCGGTCACGAGGCCGAGGAAGTGGAGCCGCTGGTGACCGTCGAACCGGCGAACGGGATCGCCGACGCCGTCTTACACTTCTTCGTCGCTCGCGGCTGTCGGCCGACCGCCGAGCAGCGACTCGATCACAACGAGAGCATTCGGGTGCGAGAGCGCTCGCTCGCTTCCCTGACCGACGCGGTGGCCGACGGCGAGATCCGCGACGGTCGGACGGTGCTCGCCCTCTCGTACTATCGGCTGTTCGACGAGGACGGCGGCTCGAGCCAAAAATAG
- a CDS encoding PadR family transcriptional regulator has protein sequence MDQLTGFQRDLLYVIAGKDRPSGQEILDDINSYIEQPVTHGRLYPNLDTLVEKELVEKGELDRRTNYYALTPKGRRALQRRQEWVDQYVDV, from the coding sequence ATGGACCAGCTAACTGGCTTCCAGCGCGATTTGTTGTACGTGATCGCAGGGAAAGACCGGCCGTCAGGGCAGGAGATTCTCGACGATATCAATAGCTACATCGAGCAACCGGTCACGCACGGCCGGCTGTATCCGAATCTCGACACGCTCGTCGAGAAGGAACTCGTCGAGAAAGGCGAACTCGACCGGCGGACGAACTACTACGCGCTGACGCCGAAGGGCCGACGCGCGCTGCAGCGCCGTCAGGAGTGGGTCGACCAGTACGTCGACGTATAG
- a CDS encoding DUF7511 domain-containing protein encodes MATTLAWTIMDGSAHADEGTAHEYAADTDETDPGGPVLFDAIVVRYQSDNDRCTLVPREGSTEKKLNAWLTANLEAVVDLDDAR; translated from the coding sequence GTGGCGACGACGCTCGCCTGGACTATCATGGATGGCTCTGCCCACGCCGACGAGGGAACTGCCCACGAGTATGCGGCCGACACCGACGAGACCGATCCCGGGGGTCCGGTCCTGTTCGACGCGATCGTCGTCCGCTACCAGTCCGATAACGATCGCTGTACGCTCGTCCCCCGCGAGGGGTCCACCGAGAAGAAACTGAACGCCTGGCTCACTGCGAATCTGGAGGCGGTCGTCGATCTCGATGACGCCCGCTGA
- a CDS encoding PPOX class F420-dependent oxidoreductase: protein MASIPDDFHDLFEKETFAHVATLTEDGLPHVTPVWIDYDEDDDRLLVNTERGRQKERNVRNDPRVGVSMTDPDDPYRFLSVIGEVEELTTEGAREHIDELARRYQDVDEYQPTIETERVILRIRADQVL from the coding sequence ATGGCTTCGATACCCGACGATTTCCACGATCTGTTCGAGAAGGAGACGTTCGCACACGTCGCGACGCTCACCGAAGACGGGCTCCCGCACGTCACACCGGTCTGGATCGACTACGATGAGGACGACGACCGACTCCTGGTCAATACCGAACGCGGCCGTCAGAAGGAACGCAACGTCCGGAACGATCCCAGAGTCGGCGTCAGCATGACCGACCCCGACGATCCCTACCGGTTTCTCTCGGTGATCGGCGAAGTCGAGGAGCTCACCACCGAGGGCGCTCGTGAACATATCGATGAATTGGCCCGGCGCTATCAGGATGTCGACGAGTACCAGCCGACGATCGAAACCGAGCGCGTGATTCTGCGAATTCGAGCGGATCAGGTCCTCTGA